The Bacteroidota bacterium genome window below encodes:
- a CDS encoding DoxX family protein, whose amino-acid sequence MKKFFIYLMAVFYICAGINHFWHPADYIKIMPPYLSYQSELVFISGVFEILCGILLILPKTRRIGAWLTILLLIAVFPANIQMTINYYNEHNPDLWISIIRLPIQLILLWWAWLYTKTPLSKVS is encoded by the coding sequence ATGAAAAAATTCTTTATATACTTAATGGCAGTATTTTATATCTGCGCAGGAATAAACCATTTCTGGCATCCGGCAGATTATATAAAAATAATGCCACCGTATTTATCTTATCAGTCAGAGTTAGTTTTTATAAGCGGAGTGTTTGAAATCCTATGTGGCATACTTTTAATTCTACCCAAAACAAGAAGAATAGGAGCATGGCTTACAATTCTACTTCTTATTGCAGTCTTCCCTGCAAATATTCAGATGACAATTAATTATTATAATGAACACAATCCTGACTTATGGATTTCAATAATCCGTTTACCCATTCAGTTAATTCTTTTATGGTGGGCATGGCTATATACAAAAACTCCTTTGTCTAAAGTGTCATAA
- a CDS encoding DnaJ domain-containing protein — MLNYYQILEIPQTASVTEIKAAFRRLSFKYHPDLNNDTDAEENFKRVNEANQILTDPLLRKVYDERLKISGMNYTYHIPTYKNKSYQKRKSPLRSVSYVLLLCVTVFLIIQAASSLSSVNTLNEYKSNLSKKANEYYLNSQEKNKQIEIIVRRTNSLVDMFRNIPK; from the coding sequence TTGCTGAACTACTATCAAATATTAGAAATACCTCAAACAGCTTCAGTTACTGAAATTAAAGCTGCGTTCAGAAGGTTATCTTTTAAATATCATCCAGATTTAAATAATGATACGGATGCTGAAGAAAATTTTAAGAGAGTAAATGAAGCAAATCAGATCTTAACAGACCCCCTGCTGAGAAAAGTATATGATGAACGGTTAAAAATTTCAGGGATGAATTATACTTATCATATTCCAACATATAAAAATAAATCATACCAGAAACGAAAAAGTCCTCTACGAAGTGTAAGTTATGTTTTATTGTTATGCGTAACGGTATTTCTCATTATTCAGGCAGCATCTTCTTTATCTTCAGTAAATACTCTCAATGAATACAAATCAAACCTTTCAAAAAAAGCAAATGAGTATTATTTAAACTCGCAGGAAAAAAACAAGCAGATAGAAATTATTGTCCGCCGTACAAACAGCTTAGTGGATATGTTCAGAAACATTCCGAAATAA